GAGAAGCCGACGTCCGGCGAGAAGGTCGCCGTTCCATGGAGATAGAAGAGATCGCCGAAATAGCCGGCGTAGACGCTCGGCGAAACGGTCGGCGAAATGTCGAAATAGCCGAGCGCGCCGCCGCCATATTGGCCGGCGCGCACCGTCGCCGCGACGCCCGCGCGAATTTCCTTCCAGCCATAGTCGACGCCGAAGGAGCCGCCATAGAGCGTGCGGTCGCCGTCGAGTCCGGGCCGCGTGGCGGTAGGCCCGAAATCGACATTGCCGCCGAGCCAGGCCGAGAGACCCTGCGCCGCGAAGACGCCGCTCTGCGCGCGGCGGATCGATTGCAGCTGCGCGATGACCGGCGCGCCGGCGCTCGAGGCGAGGCCGAGAGCGCCGGCGTCGATGCGGCCGAGCACCTGCGGGGTCGTATCGCGCATGGATTTGAGGAACAGCGGATCGACGGCGGTCGGCAAAGTGAGCTGATAGACGAGGACCATATTGTCGTTGTTCTGGCCGGAGTTGTAGCTCTGGCCCTGCATCACGCCATTGGTCGTGGTGAAATCATTGTCGTTGGAGACGAACAGATAGAAGTCGTTCGGCCGCCCCTCCACGAGCGTCGGGACGAGCGCCATGCCCTCCCATTTCTCCGCCAGAGTGAGCTGCGACTGGGCCGGCTGGCCGGGCGCGCCATTGTTGAGATTGAGGCCGAAGCGGGCGAGCTGCGTGGAATTGAGCATGTTCACGAGCTCGACAGATTGCGCCGGCGTGATCGACGGATTCAGCACGCCATTGGGCGCGACCTGACCGCCCGCCGTCGTATCGGCGGCCGTGCCGGCGATATTTGTCGCATTGCCGATATCGACGAGATAGATGGATTTGACCATGATCGGATTGCCGCCCGCCGGACCCTGGCCGATTCCGTCGCGCGCCAGCACGAGAAACTGCTTGTCGTTGAGCGCCACCATCTCGCTCTGCGCCGCGGTGCGATTGGCGGCGCCGCCATCGCCGTTCAGCCTGTAGGTCGGCAGCTGCAGGACATAGGATTCGATCGGCGCCGCCGGCGTCGGATTGAGCGAGATGTCGTAGACGAGGATGCGCGTGTTGTTGCGCGTCTGCTGTCCGGAGGCCTGATCCTGCATCGTCGCGCTCTGCAGGATCGCGAAAAGCCGGTTGCCGTCCGGGCTGACCGAGACCGCCTCGAGCCCCTGATTGTTGCGGCGTCCCGTCTGCGGCGCATTGAGCGAGTTGAAGTCGATCGCGCCATTGGTCCGCGGCAGCAGCGCCGAGGGAGTTCCGATCGAGCCGACGAGATTGCCGTTGGCGTCGAAATAAAAGATCGACGGGCCGTATTCGTCGCTGACGTAGAAGCTGCGGTCGGTCTTGAAGGCCAGCCCCTCGGCGTCGAGCGATAGCTTGCCGGCGCCGATCGAGCCAGCGGAAGGGCTCGGCGTGAG
This genomic window from Methylosinus sp. H3A contains:
- a CDS encoding esterase-like activity of phytase family protein translates to MPFRNWLLASISTLALHGAALAQTYRTPNVVANDGPTSISLGGVTFTNQGLTGTGRLPATTIDFLGDTLGSFSSLAIDPYSWRRSGSTFVATMFALPDRGLNDPANGVFSDYAGRLLRFNIAFSPYSGANLPASTSSQNQVQMTPDGGVLLRDNQGKTFTGADSGTGAVNLFGRLTPSPSAGSIGAGKLSLDAEGLAFKTDRSFYVSDEYGPSIFYFDANGNLVGSIGTPSALLPRTNGAIDFNSLNAPQTGRRNNQGLEAVSVSPDGNRLFAILQSATMQDQASGQQTRNNTRILVYDISLNPTPAAPIESYVLQLPTYRLNGDGGAANRTAAQSEMVALNDKQFLVLARDGIGQGPAGGNPIMVKSIYLVDIGNATNIAGTAADTTAGGQVAPNGVLNPSITPAQSVELVNMLNSTQLARFGLNLNNGAPGQPAQSQLTLAEKWEGMALVPTLVEGRPNDFYLFVSNDNDFTTTNGVMQGQSYNSGQNNDNMVLVYQLTLPTAVDPLFLKSMRDTTPQVLGRIDAGALGLASSAGAPVIAQLQSIRRAQSGVFAAQGLSAWLGGNVDFGPTATRPGLDGDRTLYGGSFGVDYGWKEIRAGVAATVRAGQYGGGALGYFDISPTVSPSVYAGYFGDLFYLHGTATFSPDVGFSDIRRLGAYGLTGVGRTSVDSYAFGGEIGAKLKLDTFQFTPFFGVTQSTATIRGYTESGAAGGNVVYPEHAIHATTLRYGGEVSASFLGVDPWVRVAYNQMLDRDPKRVNVSLAGVLSPMATQTILIPTYDRNSVTVGVGAQGDLAPNIGWRVGYDADIATRNGAVAHSVTTAVRIGF